A single genomic interval of Anopheles marshallii chromosome 2, idAnoMarsDA_429_01, whole genome shotgun sequence harbors:
- the LOC128709495 gene encoding uncharacterized protein LOC128709495 translates to MTVSPELDRSDFLHITSYILTLATVGLLFAVALANSETQSSGQGTVVFTKLDALSATRNSSAPVERTNRTTPPEEVAKVRPAYTRTELKVSRSLNPDNVQKLNVRSNNGRMVQIIVKKRNGMELPIGSVSVTPSSITGSTSQGVTHSFSPPPAQSHVTPSRIAGNYRLSADSAPESVDIINAFLEHVNRIERPPRSFYDDDHGAMKNDRRPVRIKVSDETVQESRVPPPVVISSDAVYMKDNGAVKTHKRGRSMQEIGADGIPVVHGIRVPDDESDKRQVWRNARVINGELVPYEKGHVPTRLENSGDIYGQLIFAKPSGNGGRSSFGSRQRSIGPFTTADNFQPTDGQAKSFGPFSVEDNLHSGSIAINSNPPKVSGNIGPFSRADNSRPVPNGRLVEYLRKINEEESRKHYPQIVSRANFKEDALAEQPKIQRRMLQNPGNPNYPVSQLYSINGPGAQNQEKELEDTRKPVLQYAHPELGVQPAKSVPPERKPTKAMKKIMNVQDYYSKAAHNDHSPYAIEPAMGSKDYYDPPQPVKMPRPPQYENFKGPSTYPYNYGYIRRVKHERPFWAKITDQMREGLQSGISTVQEFTKPVLEPIVEAGQKISKNLGLVRKSDEAQDKVGVVVAPASNSIILPALGLMAGGAALGLGAVAVGRFFDMGLLRRSGSELLPFDLDDLEHKRALEAIQQQQQRYQDRYDVMLSNSPDDREFARRSKRSIARNPFEEQGLQDVGRESTSSSRARFEQQLRETDWKNPSCAKLTFCRVMIQQGADDIVLMEKKMYTMLDMMHPALAASLTDHLSEVTDAIRQNDCTRFVCQQQTRS, encoded by the exons ATGACCGTATCGCCGGAGCTGGACAGATCCGATTTCCTGCACATT ACGTCATACATCTTAACCCTGGCCACCGTTGGCTTACTGTTTGCCGTCGCGTTGGCAAACAGTGAAACCCAATCGAGCGGACAGGGCACGGTGGTCTTCACCAAGCTCGACGCACTGTCCGCCACCCGCAACTCATCCGCGCCGGTGGAGCGAACGAATCGCACCACACCACCGGAGGAAGTGGCGAAAGTACGCCCGGCTTACACCCGAACCGAGCTGAAGGTCTCCCGAAGTCTCAACCCGGACAACGTGCAGAAGCTGAACGTACGCTCCAACAATGGGCGCATGGTGCAGATTATCGTAAAGAAGCGCAACGGAATGGAACTCCCGATCGGAAGTGTATCAGTGACCCCGAGCTCCATCACTGGCAGCACCAGTCAAGGCGTTACCCATTCCTTCTCACCGCCGCCAGCCCAAAGCCACGTGACACCGTCGCGAATTGCCGGCAACTATCGTCTGTCGGCCGACTCGGCACCGGAATCGGTGGACATAATCAACGCTTTCCTGGAGCACGTTAATCGCATCGAGCGACCTCCGCGATCGTTCTACGACGACGACCATGGTGCGATGAAGAACGATCGCCGCCCGGTGCGGATCAAGGTGAGTGACGAGACGGTGCAGGAGAGCCGTGTTCCACCGCCCGTAGTCATCAGCTCGGATGCGGTGTACATGAAGGACAACGGGGCGGTGAAGACGCACAAGCGGGGTCGCTCAATGCAGGAGATTGGCGCTGACGGCATACCAGTGGTGCATGGAATTCGTGTGCCGGATGATGAGTCCGACAAGCGTCAGGTGTGGCGCAATGCTCGCGTCATCAATGGTGAGCTGGTGCCGTACGAGAAGGGCCATGTGCCGACCAGGCTGGAAAACAGTGGCGACATCTACGGGCAGCTGATCTTCGCCAAACCGTCCGGCAACGGGGGACGCTCCAGCTTTGGATCGCGGCAGCGCAGCATCGGACCATTCACGACGGCCGACAACTTCCAGCCGACCGATGGACAGGCCAAGAGCTTTGGACCGTTCAGCGTGGAGGATAACTTGCATTCGGGTTCGATCGCGATAAACTCGAACCCACCGAAGGTGTCGGGAAACATTGGACCATTCTCGAGAGCTGATAACTCGCGCCCAGTACCAAATGGCCGATTGGTGGAGTATTTGCGCAAAATCAATGAGGAAGAAAGTCGCAAACACTATCCGCAGATTGTGAGTCGCGCCAACTTCAAGGAGGATGCACTGGCCGAACAGCCCAAGATACAGCGCCGCATGCTGCAGAACCCAGGTAATCCCAACTATCCCGTATCGCAGCTGTACTCCATCAATGGCCCGGGAGCACAGAACCAAGAGAAGGAGCTGGAAGATACCCGCAAGCCCGTACTCCAGTACGCACATCCCGAGCTCGGTGTACAGCCGGCCAAGTCCGTTCCTCCGGAGCGCAAACCAACGAAGGCGATGAAGAAGATCATGAACGTGCAGGACTACTACAGCAAGGCGGCACACAACGATCACTCGCCATACGCGATCGAGCCGGCCATGGGCAGCAAAGACTACTACGATCCACCGCAACCGGTCAAGATGCCCCGGCCGCCCCAGTACGAGAACTTCAAAGGGCCCTCCACGTACCCGTACAACTACGGCTACATCCGACGCGTTAAGCACGAGCGGCCATTTTGGGCCAAAATTACCGATCAAATGCGCGAAGGACTCCAGAGTGGGATTTCCACCGTGCAGGAGTTCACCAAGCCCGTCCTGGAGCCCATCGTCGAGGCCGGACAGAAAATCTCCAAAAATCTCGGACTGGTACGAAAGTCTGACGAGGCTCAGGACAAGGTTGGCGTGGTGGTGGCACCAgcttcaaattcaattatacTCCCGGCTCTAGGGCTGATGGCAGGTGGAGCGGCCCTCGGGCTCGGCGCGGTTGCCGTGGGACGTTTTTTCGACATGGGCCTGCTGCGTAGGTCGGGCAGTGAGTTGCTACCCTTCGACCTGGACGATCTGGAGCACAAGCGCGCGCTGGAAGCtatccagcagcagcagcagcgctaTCAGGACCGGTACGATGTGATGCTCAGCAACTCGCCGGACGATCGTGAGTTTGCGCGACGCTCGAAGCGGTCGATCGCTCGGAATCCTTTCGAGGAGCAGGGCCTGCAGGATGTGGGACGCGAGTCTACCAGCTCGTCTCGGGCCCGCTTCGAGCAGCAGCTGCGCGAAACCGACTGGAAGAATCCTTCCTGTGCCAAGCTCACCTTCTGCCGTGTGATGATCCAACAGGGCGCCGACGATATCGTGCTGATGGAGAAGAAGATGTACACTATGCTAGATAT GATGCACCCGGCCCTGGCCGCTAGTCTCACCGATCACCTGTCGGAAGTGACTGACGCCATCCGACAGAACGATTGCACGCGATTCGTTTGCCAGCAGCAAACACGATCCTGA
- the LOC128708667 gene encoding uncharacterized protein LOC128708667: MKPACLLVSAFVVLILVLVIPETHGNVHDFDGNELHTPPYDRRRPFGKEQMPVGRGFTDSARDILASPAGQLAAYVAKEMISRSAGNSQVLSLNLTNLLILFLLKALIFAAGLIGAGNWSQYARGRSEAGAANGGFLLPGEANLIVGYLAAEGSGQDGCLMRSACRAPRTADEYARAAHALMKGAEMFNPEIADNYNYKRLLASLDRAAMEGLQGAPCEMIYACHI, encoded by the exons ATGAAACCTGCCTGCTTGTTAGTGTCAGCCTTTGTAGTGCTAATACTAGTGCTCGTGATCCCGGAAACGCATGGCAATGTGCATGATTTTGATGGCAATGAACTGCACACTCCGCCGTACGATCGGCGCCGTCCATTCGGCAAAGAGCAGATGCCAGTGGGACGCGGATTTACGGACAGTGCGCGCGATATACTGGCCAGTCCAGCCGGTCAGTTGGCTGCGTACGTCGCCAAGGAGATGATCAGTCGTTCGGCAGGAAATAGCcag GTGCTCAGCTTGAACCTGACGAACCTCTTGATTCTGTTTCTGCTGAAAGCGCTCATCTTCGCCGCCGGACTGATCGGGGCCGGGAACTGGAGCCAGTACGCGCGAGGCCGCAGCGAAGCAG GTGCTGCCAATGGGGGATTTTTACTGCCGGGTGAAGCGAACCTCATCGTCGGCTATCTGGCCGCGGAAGGTTCCGGCCAGGACGGATGCCTGATGCGTTCCGCCTGCCGTGCACCGCGGACGGCGGACGAGTACGCGCGGGCGGCACACGCCCTCATGAAGGGTGCGGAAATGTTCAACCCGGAAATAGCGGACAACTACAACTACAAGCGTCTGCTGGCGAGTCTGGACCGGGCCGCGATGGAAGGCCTGCAAGGAGCGCCGTGCGAAATGATCTACGCCTGTCATATCTGA